The following are encoded together in the Sphingomonas insulae genome:
- a CDS encoding alpha-N-arabinofuranosidase gives MIRHWKSGLAAILLVTTAGASIAQQAPDAAGRTAVTATVAVRADTPGPTYDRRVFTQFAEHLGNGVYGGLWVGDDKSIPNTRGFRNDVVGALKGLGVPVIRWPGGCFADEYHWREGVGPQSKRPVKVNTNWGGVTEPNAVGTHEFMDLAEQIGAEAYISGNVGNGSPQEMAEWVEYMTAPAGTLADERAKNGHKEPWKVPYFGIGNELWGCGGSMRPEYAADVTRRYATFIKAPAGTRVMRIASGANVDDYRWTDVMTREVGPMVDAMSLHYYTVPGSWPPRASPTDFDETMWAETLAGALRMDELVTKHSAAMDKYDPQKRIWLAVDEWGTWYGQDPGTHPGFLRQQNSLRDALVASLTLDVFAKHADRVKMTAIAQMVNVLQAMILTEGPKMVLTPTYHVFKMYRPYMDATVLPVEINTPDFTRGKWTLPAVSASAVRDKAGKVHVALTNVDPNRAITVSMKLTGVTAAGVSGQIITAPKMTAINTFDAPNTVVPAAFSGARVSRDTLTVTLPSKSVVMLDLR, from the coding sequence ATGATCCGACACTGGAAGAGCGGTCTGGCCGCAATCCTGCTGGTAACGACGGCGGGCGCGTCGATCGCGCAACAGGCGCCGGACGCTGCCGGACGAACCGCCGTCACGGCGACGGTCGCCGTCCGGGCCGACACGCCCGGGCCGACGTACGACCGCCGCGTCTTTACGCAGTTCGCCGAGCATCTCGGCAATGGGGTCTATGGCGGCCTGTGGGTCGGCGACGACAAATCCATCCCGAATACGCGCGGGTTCCGCAACGATGTCGTCGGCGCGTTGAAAGGCCTGGGCGTTCCGGTCATCCGCTGGCCGGGCGGTTGCTTCGCCGACGAATATCACTGGCGTGAGGGGGTCGGGCCGCAGAGCAAGCGGCCGGTGAAGGTCAACACCAACTGGGGCGGCGTGACCGAACCCAACGCGGTCGGCACGCACGAATTCATGGACCTCGCCGAACAGATCGGCGCTGAGGCCTATATCTCGGGCAACGTCGGCAATGGCAGCCCGCAGGAAATGGCGGAATGGGTCGAATACATGACCGCGCCTGCAGGAACGCTGGCCGACGAGCGGGCCAAAAATGGGCACAAGGAACCCTGGAAGGTGCCGTATTTCGGCATCGGCAACGAGCTGTGGGGCTGCGGCGGCAGCATGCGGCCGGAATATGCGGCGGATGTGACGCGTCGCTACGCGACCTTCATCAAGGCGCCGGCAGGGACCCGCGTGATGCGGATCGCATCGGGCGCCAACGTCGACGATTATCGCTGGACCGACGTGATGACGCGTGAGGTCGGCCCCATGGTCGACGCGATGTCGCTGCATTATTACACGGTACCGGGCAGTTGGCCGCCGCGCGCGTCGCCGACCGATTTCGACGAGACCATGTGGGCGGAGACGCTCGCCGGCGCGCTGCGGATGGACGAGCTGGTCACGAAGCATTCGGCGGCGATGGACAAATACGATCCGCAGAAGCGCATCTGGCTGGCGGTCGACGAATGGGGCACGTGGTACGGGCAGGATCCGGGAACGCATCCGGGATTCCTGCGCCAACAAAACAGCCTGCGCGATGCACTCGTGGCGTCGCTGACGCTCGACGTGTTCGCCAAACATGCCGATCGGGTGAAGATGACCGCGATCGCGCAGATGGTGAACGTGTTGCAGGCGATGATCCTGACGGAGGGGCCGAAAATGGTCCTGACGCCGACCTACCACGTCTTCAAGATGTACAGGCCGTACATGGACGCGACGGTGCTGCCGGTCGAGATCAACACCCCCGATTTTACTAGGGGCAAGTGGACGCTGCCCGCGGTCAGCGCCAGCGCGGTGCGCGACAAGGCGGGCAAGGTGCACGTTGCCCTCACCAACGTCGATCCGAATCGCGCGATCACGGTGTCGATGAAGCTGACCGGCGTCACCGCCGCCGGCGTGTCGGGGCAGATCATCACCGCGCCGAAGATGACGGCGATCAACACCTTCGATGCGCCGAACACGGTGGTGCCGGCGGCGTTCTCCGGTGCGCGTGTATCGCGTGACACGTTGACGGTGACGCTGCCATCGAAGTCGGTGGTAATGCTCGACCTGCGCTGA
- a CDS encoding ferritin-like domain-containing protein → MANIDDRATDVQRRRFLHVFGAAAGAVGGLTLLSACGGDGDTPTTGATPTPTPTPTSPPPTPGPTYTATDADRLNFLLQVNYLVGNVLTRGVLGQALPAAMTGGAGTAGAVSGGAQVSITDAFDAAMLREITFDVQAQIVRLRAILGSAATAQPATTIAGGASGPFAAIATAEIFAAANITDIYALPEFFLSGVLALTSLRSSVFNDVVRLVSDQTTRGVVAGLSAVASQHDATIRQILWFRGRAQNALYGLLDRLSDARERFDGNRDFDQGVGFADGVNFAVTDGEAVSLRRTPEQVLNVLYATQSAVSSGGFFPAGINGLIRFSGANTQ, encoded by the coding sequence ATGGCCAACATTGATGACCGCGCGACCGACGTTCAACGTCGTCGCTTCCTGCATGTCTTCGGCGCGGCCGCCGGCGCCGTGGGCGGGCTGACGCTGCTGTCCGCCTGCGGCGGCGATGGCGACACGCCGACGACCGGTGCGACGCCGACGCCGACACCGACGCCTACATCGCCGCCGCCCACACCCGGGCCGACCTATACCGCCACCGACGCCGATCGGCTGAACTTCCTACTCCAGGTCAATTATCTGGTGGGCAACGTGCTGACGCGGGGCGTGCTGGGGCAGGCTCTGCCAGCGGCGATGACGGGGGGCGCCGGAACGGCAGGCGCCGTCTCGGGCGGCGCGCAGGTGTCCATCACCGATGCCTTCGATGCGGCCATGTTGCGTGAAATCACGTTCGACGTCCAAGCGCAGATCGTGCGGCTTCGTGCGATCCTGGGATCGGCGGCGACGGCGCAGCCGGCGACCACGATCGCGGGGGGAGCATCGGGGCCGTTCGCGGCGATCGCGACGGCGGAGATATTCGCGGCCGCCAACATTACCGATATATACGCATTGCCCGAATTCTTCCTGTCCGGCGTCCTAGCGCTCACCAGTCTGCGGTCGTCGGTCTTCAACGACGTGGTGCGACTGGTTTCCGATCAGACGACCAGGGGCGTCGTCGCCGGATTGTCCGCCGTCGCTTCACAGCATGACGCGACGATCAGGCAAATCCTGTGGTTCCGCGGGCGCGCCCAGAACGCCTTGTACGGGTTGCTGGATCGGTTGAGCGATGCGCGGGAGCGGTTCGACGGCAATCGGGACTTCGATCAGGGGGTCGGCTTTGCCGATGGCGTGAACTTCGCGGTCACCGACGGCGAGGCCGTTTCGTTGCGGCGCACGCCGGAGCAGGTGCTGAACGTGCTTTACGCCACTCAATCCGCGGTATCGTCCGGAGGGTTCTTCCCCGCCGGCATCAACGGACTGATCAGGTTCAGCGGCGCCAATACGCAATAA
- a CDS encoding ferritin-like domain-containing protein gives MSDKNGSGNAGRTRRQLAGVAIGALLAGVASREAQAQVAATDTAALNLALNMSYLCGQYYCFAMFGRSLGTDEINGFGFGGAQPGRTTGGGQVNWGDRTVQLAMDEVGFDTFSNIRGLRNILRGDLVAQPDLDVSPAPFTIFMRNAGAIGAGDTFNPYASTDNFLLGALLINDVMVTMYRGMIPTVVNPLVLASISGLLTTKAAHAAAIRQMIYRRSPANQALIFQADRISDQRDRLDGGSDLDQGLSPEVVAGQVVTNITACDANGEAFSRTPQQVLNIVYGTSSAVSRGGFFPAGVAGSITTSAAN, from the coding sequence GTGTCCGACAAAAATGGGTCCGGCAATGCGGGGCGGACCCGGCGTCAGCTGGCCGGTGTGGCGATTGGTGCATTGCTCGCTGGGGTGGCGAGTCGCGAGGCGCAGGCGCAGGTCGCCGCTACCGACACGGCGGCGCTGAACCTCGCACTGAACATGAGCTACCTGTGCGGTCAATATTATTGCTTCGCCATGTTCGGGCGTTCGCTGGGAACGGACGAGATCAACGGCTTTGGCTTCGGTGGCGCGCAGCCCGGCCGGACTACCGGTGGCGGGCAGGTCAACTGGGGTGATCGCACGGTCCAGTTGGCGATGGACGAGGTCGGGTTCGACACGTTTTCCAACATCAGGGGGCTGCGTAACATCTTGCGGGGAGACCTCGTCGCCCAGCCCGACCTCGACGTGTCCCCGGCGCCGTTCACTATCTTCATGCGCAACGCCGGCGCGATCGGCGCCGGCGACACATTCAATCCATATGCCTCGACCGACAATTTCCTGCTGGGTGCGCTGCTCATCAACGACGTGATGGTGACCATGTATCGCGGCATGATACCGACGGTGGTCAACCCGCTGGTGCTGGCCTCGATATCCGGCCTGTTGACGACCAAGGCCGCGCACGCCGCCGCCATCCGGCAGATGATCTATCGCCGGTCGCCCGCGAACCAAGCGCTGATCTTTCAGGCGGATCGCATATCGGACCAGCGCGACCGGCTCGACGGCGGCAGCGATCTGGATCAGGGATTGTCGCCCGAGGTCGTGGCCGGACAGGTCGTCACCAACATCACGGCCTGCGATGCGAACGGCGAGGCGTTTTCGCGAACGCCGCAGCAGGTTCTCAACATCGTATACGGGACGTCGTCGGCGGTATCCCGCGGCGGCTTCTTTCCGGCGGGCGTCGCCGGCAGCATCACGACTAGCGCCGCAAACTGA
- a CDS encoding TonB-dependent receptor, which produces MALSKARWLYVGAACIALLPTETAAQQVDATKDAPTATKGKTAKPAKTAKPDKTTQDTGATTAASPAISGESGRLEGDIVVIGLRENVKTARNAKRNAQQIVDVVVAQDIGKLPDKNVPEALARVPGIQLDRSRGEGGSIRIRGLEGVMTTVNGSPTFSAGDRTTYLNDISSDLVAAIEVFKTRTPDQVEGSQTGVVNLTLRRPTDFKSGATYTLNLKGDYNDQSKRWNPYGSALIAYNASTPIGQLGFSVNGTYNDLKYNESIRWNGFPVRPGDNRQIIDPGTTPSDIFIPDQVGFTYRRGWVKRAAFSSSIQWRPNDHWKITLDGGYSNQKMGWLDDQFNIPITFTQSSAPPPRLSNVVIGADGRQVASLSADSVDPYGPGKQSWLHETSNYSGRFQVEYASERFELGGWLNYAKSDNDSDNIFAYYRFAQQPSFDVEFNTTKDPRGGQNLTFKNVDLLNPANYRFIDGYNQSRQYTKSAEKEAKFDLKLNTFASTIDYLKVGFRYATRSYDRKNGYRDQGGMQIPISLLSDYTLSPVGQGFSGTVTSSNANWLSADSGAVRRNWNTFRALAAPISSSLAKSYFPDYNPRDTFTGSDGSDAFYGMAHYNIKLLFPIDGTVGARIVNTVTNLRANQETLSNGLVNGLPGTVSTITPVTGRNNYLDVLPSLNAIIHFDSKLQLRASYSYDVGRPNVLDLNPGIRLEAQNTVRPTAVAGNADLGPIKLTKYDLSLEYYFGQTGSMSLSAWQWYHDGFIFRRQAPEIFSGLNVPVIVERPVNSGKGRHKGIEASATTFFTFLPGFLKSFGGSANFTYNDTNIGTPSFSPTGEYALTYGPYFFVSKYVYNVIGFFERDGLNIRVAYNWRSRRETSRDAFNPYNNQFIDPVERLDASINYDVNKNLTLAFEAANITRAGEQSYWGTKALPRDIVYFSRNFSLSARVKF; this is translated from the coding sequence ATGGCATTGTCCAAAGCGCGCTGGTTGTATGTGGGGGCCGCCTGCATCGCGCTGCTGCCGACCGAGACGGCCGCCCAGCAGGTCGACGCCACGAAGGATGCGCCGACGGCGACCAAGGGCAAGACCGCCAAGCCGGCCAAGACCGCGAAACCGGACAAGACCACGCAGGACACCGGCGCCACGACGGCCGCCAGTCCTGCCATCAGTGGCGAGAGCGGGCGTCTGGAAGGTGATATTGTCGTGATCGGTCTGCGCGAGAACGTGAAGACCGCACGCAACGCGAAGCGTAACGCGCAGCAGATCGTGGACGTCGTCGTTGCCCAGGATATCGGCAAGCTTCCGGATAAGAATGTGCCCGAGGCGCTGGCCCGGGTTCCCGGCATCCAGCTCGATCGCAGCCGCGGCGAGGGCGGCTCGATTCGTATCCGCGGGCTCGAGGGCGTGATGACGACGGTCAACGGATCGCCGACGTTCTCGGCGGGCGACCGTACTACCTACCTCAACGACATCTCGTCCGACCTCGTCGCCGCGATCGAGGTGTTCAAGACCCGCACGCCCGATCAGGTCGAAGGCAGCCAGACCGGCGTGGTCAACCTGACGCTTCGCCGCCCGACCGATTTCAAGAGCGGCGCTACCTACACGTTGAACCTCAAGGGCGATTACAACGATCAGAGCAAGCGGTGGAATCCGTACGGCAGCGCGCTGATCGCGTATAACGCGAGCACGCCGATCGGTCAGCTCGGCTTCTCGGTCAACGGCACCTACAACGACCTCAAATACAACGAATCGATCCGCTGGAACGGGTTTCCGGTGAGGCCCGGCGACAACCGCCAGATCATCGATCCGGGCACGACCCCGTCCGACATTTTTATCCCCGACCAGGTCGGGTTCACGTATCGCCGCGGATGGGTCAAGCGGGCGGCGTTCTCCAGTTCCATTCAGTGGCGACCCAACGATCACTGGAAGATCACACTGGACGGCGGCTACAGCAACCAGAAAATGGGCTGGCTGGACGATCAGTTCAACATCCCGATCACCTTCACGCAAAGCTCAGCCCCGCCGCCGCGCCTGTCGAACGTCGTGATCGGCGCCGACGGCCGGCAGGTCGCGTCGCTGTCAGCGGACTCGGTCGATCCATACGGACCCGGCAAACAATCGTGGCTGCACGAGACGAGCAACTACAGTGGTCGTTTCCAGGTCGAATACGCCAGCGAGCGGTTCGAACTCGGCGGCTGGTTGAACTATGCCAAGTCGGACAACGATTCTGATAATATCTTCGCATATTATCGGTTTGCACAACAACCGAGCTTCGATGTCGAATTCAACACGACCAAGGACCCTCGCGGCGGCCAGAATCTGACTTTCAAGAATGTCGACTTGCTGAATCCGGCCAATTACCGGTTCATCGACGGATACAACCAGAGCAGGCAATATACCAAGAGCGCGGAGAAGGAGGCAAAGTTCGACCTCAAGCTCAACACTTTCGCGTCGACGATCGATTACCTGAAGGTAGGCTTCCGCTACGCGACGCGCAGCTATGACAGGAAGAACGGGTATCGTGATCAGGGCGGCATGCAGATACCCATCTCCTTGCTATCCGATTACACGCTGTCGCCGGTCGGGCAGGGATTCAGCGGAACCGTGACGTCCAGCAATGCCAACTGGCTTTCAGCGGACAGCGGCGCCGTCCGCCGAAACTGGAACACGTTCCGGGCGCTCGCCGCGCCGATTTCGTCGTCGCTCGCCAAGTCCTATTTCCCCGATTACAATCCGCGGGACACGTTCACCGGCAGCGACGGCAGCGACGCCTTCTATGGCATGGCGCACTACAATATTAAGCTGCTCTTCCCGATCGACGGAACGGTCGGGGCGCGTATCGTCAATACGGTAACCAATTTGCGTGCAAATCAGGAGACGTTAAGCAACGGTCTCGTTAATGGATTGCCCGGAACGGTGTCGACTATCACACCGGTCACGGGGCGCAACAATTACCTCGACGTATTGCCAAGCCTCAACGCTATCATACATTTCGATTCGAAACTGCAACTCCGCGCGTCCTATTCATACGATGTGGGACGGCCGAATGTGCTGGATCTCAACCCCGGAATAAGACTCGAAGCCCAGAATACGGTTCGCCCAACTGCAGTCGCGGGCAATGCCGATCTCGGGCCGATCAAGCTGACCAAATATGATCTGTCGCTCGAATATTATTTTGGCCAGACGGGGTCCATGAGCCTCTCTGCATGGCAATGGTATCACGATGGTTTCATTTTTCGCCGTCAAGCCCCGGAAATTTTTTCGGGCTTGAATGTGCCGGTAATCGTCGAAAGGCCGGTCAACTCGGGCAAGGGACGCCACAAGGGGATCGAGGCGTCGGCGACGACGTTCTTCACCTTCCTGCCGGGCTTCCTGAAGTCCTTCGGTGGATCCGCCAACTTCACCTATAACGACACGAACATCGGTACCCCGAGTTTCAGCCCGACCGGTGAATATGCGCTGACCTATGGACCGTATTTCTTCGTGTCGAAGTACGTCTACAACGTCATCGGCTTCTTCGAACGCGATGGCCTCAATATCCGCGTCGCCTATAACTGGCGATCGCGGCGCGAAACATCGCGAGATGCGTTCAATCCTTATAACAACCAGTTCATCGACCCGGTCGAACGGCTCGATGCATCGATCAACTACGACGTCAACAAGAACCTGACGCTCGCATTCGAAGCAGCAAACATCACGCGGGCCGGCGAACAATCCTATTGGGGGACCAAGGCTCTTCCCCGCGACATCGTCTATTTTTCGAGAAACTTCAGCCTGTCGGCCCGCGTGAAGTTCTGA
- the araD1 gene encoding AraD1 family protein, which produces MTRSAIPARLVQQRLPDGTRRVILAEEVAHVLTGVASTRDLALAAIADGVSLLDAARARRGDETVDLAAALAAGELLPAIDHPDSARLMLAGTGLTHLGSAAGRDAMHKAAASGQQTDSMRLFLEGMEGGRPAAGQAGAQPEWFYKGDGQSLVAPGAPLTSPAFAQDGGEEPELAGIYLIGDDGTPFRLGIALANEFSDHVTERHNYLWLAHSKLRQAALGAELLLGEPPADIQGTSRIERDGAVLWEKPFLTGEANMSHSLANLEHHHFKYAAFRRPGDIHVHFFGTATLSCADAVQTQTGDVFAIEAAPFTLPLRNPLAIAPAAPVAVAPL; this is translated from the coding sequence ATGACCCGTTCCGCCATTCCTGCCCGCCTCGTCCAGCAGCGCCTGCCCGACGGCACGCGCCGCGTGATCCTCGCCGAGGAGGTCGCGCATGTCCTCACCGGCGTCGCCTCCACCCGCGACCTCGCTCTGGCCGCCATCGCGGACGGTGTCTCGCTGCTCGATGCCGCCCGCGCCCGCCGCGGCGACGAGACGGTGGACCTCGCCGCCGCGCTCGCCGCCGGCGAACTGCTGCCCGCGATCGACCATCCCGACAGCGCCCGCCTGATGCTGGCGGGCACCGGCCTCACCCATCTCGGCTCCGCAGCGGGTCGCGATGCGATGCACAAGGCCGCCGCCTCCGGCCAGCAGACCGATTCGATGCGCCTGTTCCTCGAGGGGATGGAGGGCGGCCGCCCCGCCGCCGGACAGGCCGGCGCGCAGCCCGAATGGTTCTACAAGGGCGATGGCCAGTCGCTCGTCGCGCCGGGTGCGCCGCTGACCTCGCCCGCCTTCGCACAGGACGGCGGCGAGGAACCCGAACTCGCCGGCATCTACCTGATCGGCGACGACGGCACCCCCTTCCGCCTCGGCATCGCGCTCGCCAACGAATTCAGCGACCATGTCACCGAACGCCACAACTATCTGTGGCTGGCGCATTCCAAGCTGCGCCAGGCGGCGCTGGGCGCGGAACTGCTGCTCGGCGAACCGCCCGCCGATATCCAGGGCACCAGCCGGATCGAACGCGATGGCGCGGTCCTGTGGGAAAAGCCGTTCCTGACCGGCGAGGCGAACATGTCGCACAGCCTCGCCAACCTCGAACATCATCACTTCAAATACGCCGCCTTCCGCCGTCCCGGCGATATCCACGTCCACTTCTTCGGCACCGCCACCCTGTCGTGCGCCGATGCCGTGCAGACGCAGACGGGCGATGTGTTCGCGATCGAGGCCGCGCCGTTCACGCTGCCGTTGCGCAACCCGCTTGCCATCGCCCCCGCAGCCCCGGTCGCGGTGGCGCCGCTGTGA
- a CDS encoding Gfo/Idh/MocA family protein, whose amino-acid sequence MGKIAHDQHVPAIAGNADIQLAATVSREGKGVAGVPHFRDIADLIASGIAIDAVSLCTPPQVRRAIAAQAIAQGWHVFLEKPPGATLAEVAQLQGAAAAAGISLFAGWHSRYAAGVEPARAFLADAAIRSVTVTWREDIRVWHPGQAWILQAGGFGVFDPGINALSIVTRILPRPFFIADAELDFPENCDAPIAARITFGDDHGLRIAADLDFRQEGPQSWDIAVETDAGTLMLHDGGGRLVMPDGTEPTPVDALHGEYAGLYRRFVEIINAGRSDVDITPLRLVTDTFLRGRTKFVEPFVA is encoded by the coding sequence ATGGGCAAGATCGCCCACGACCAGCACGTTCCCGCCATCGCCGGCAATGCCGACATCCAGCTTGCCGCCACCGTCAGCCGCGAGGGCAAGGGTGTCGCGGGCGTCCCCCATTTCCGCGACATCGCCGACCTGATCGCCAGCGGGATCGCCATCGATGCGGTCTCGCTCTGCACCCCGCCGCAAGTCCGCCGCGCCATCGCCGCGCAGGCGATCGCGCAAGGCTGGCACGTCTTCCTCGAAAAGCCGCCCGGCGCGACGCTGGCGGAGGTCGCGCAATTGCAGGGGGCAGCGGCGGCGGCCGGCATCAGCCTGTTTGCCGGCTGGCATTCCCGCTACGCCGCCGGCGTCGAACCCGCCCGCGCCTTCCTCGCCGATGCCGCCATCCGTTCGGTGACGGTCACCTGGCGCGAGGACATCCGCGTCTGGCATCCGGGCCAGGCCTGGATTTTGCAGGCCGGCGGCTTCGGCGTGTTCGATCCCGGCATCAACGCCTTGTCCATCGTCACCCGCATCCTGCCCCGCCCCTTCTTCATCGCCGACGCCGAACTCGACTTTCCGGAAAACTGCGACGCCCCGATCGCCGCGCGCATCACGTTCGGTGACGACCACGGCCTGCGGATCGCCGCCGACCTCGACTTCCGCCAGGAAGGGCCGCAAAGCTGGGACATCGCCGTGGAAACCGATGCCGGCACGCTGATGCTGCACGACGGCGGCGGCCGGCTGGTAATGCCGGACGGCACCGAACCGACCCCGGTCGACGCCCTCCATGGCGAATATGCCGGCCTTTATCGCCGCTTTGTGGAGATCATCAATGCGGGGCGGTCGGACGTCGATATCACCCCGTTGCGACTAGTCACCGACACTTTCCTGCGCGGTCGCACCAAATTCGTCGAACCGTTCGTCGCATAG
- a CDS encoding FadR/GntR family transcriptional regulator, with translation MSNTAIVTDISEEKKLLNSGRRLRGAIAHTLGRSILAGDYQPGDTLSGELVFAETLGVSRGAYREAVQVLIAKGLVESRTKLGTRVLPRSRWNMLDPDVLAWAFANTPDMQLLRSLFELRAVIEPAAAAFAAERRDRADLKVLKDALMRMRRHTLSTEAGRTADRDFHAAILTASRNDALVTLSAGITAAVEWTTQLKQRDRALPRDPMPEHVAVYDAIVGAQVVEASNAMRRLVDLALDDTRLTLGLSAA, from the coding sequence ATGTCGAACACCGCCATCGTGACCGACATATCCGAGGAAAAAAAATTGCTGAATTCCGGTCGCCGGTTGCGCGGCGCCATCGCCCATACGCTCGGGCGATCGATCCTGGCCGGCGACTATCAACCTGGTGACACTCTGTCCGGCGAGCTGGTCTTCGCGGAAACGCTTGGCGTTTCACGCGGTGCGTATCGCGAGGCGGTGCAGGTCCTGATCGCCAAGGGGCTGGTGGAAAGCCGAACCAAATTGGGCACGCGCGTGTTGCCGCGCTCTCGCTGGAACATGCTCGACCCTGACGTACTTGCTTGGGCCTTCGCCAACACACCCGATATGCAACTGCTTCGCAGCCTGTTCGAGCTGCGTGCGGTCATCGAACCGGCCGCCGCGGCGTTTGCGGCAGAACGGCGTGATCGAGCAGATCTCAAGGTATTGAAAGATGCCTTGATGCGCATGCGCCGCCACACCTTGTCGACCGAAGCCGGACGAACGGCCGATCGAGATTTCCATGCCGCCATTCTTACAGCCTCCCGCAACGATGCCCTCGTGACTCTCAGCGCGGGAATCACCGCCGCGGTGGAATGGACCACCCAGCTGAAACAACGCGATCGAGCCCTACCGCGCGATCCCATGCCCGAGCATGTCGCAGTGTACGATGCGATTGTCGGCGCACAGGTCGTCGAAGCATCGAACGCCATGCGCAGGCTTGTCGACCTGGCTCTCGACGATACCCGCCTGACCCTCGGACTTTCGGCCGCTTAA
- a CDS encoding glycoside hydrolase family 43 protein: protein MAIATVAGILLAPSGFASAQQGKEHQLQIVPDHNSAATSAKTSPIPAERERSAYLMSYFKDETHSLYFAVSRDGFTFTDVNGGKPVLSGRDIAEQKGIRDPHITRGPDGAFYMAMTDLHIFGREEGLRTTAWERPEDRYGWGNNRNLILMKSRDMVHWTLARVDVGRLFPSLANAGTAWAPETIYDPVRRQMMVYFSTRIGNGPLYMVSSYADPAFKTLTTEPVKLLIHPDSKVGTIDGDITRVGNQYRMFYVGHENPGGIFQAVSKTIGSGYVYTPQRVAPETLAHEAPNLWRRHGTDTYVLMYDVFGAKPNNMGFAETKDFKTFTRIGHFNETGSPMKTTNFTSPKHGSVMPITPDEATRLESYFAGASIPR from the coding sequence TTGGCCATTGCCACTGTCGCAGGTATCTTGCTTGCGCCATCGGGATTCGCGTCCGCGCAGCAGGGCAAAGAACATCAACTGCAGATCGTTCCCGATCACAACTCTGCCGCCACGTCGGCAAAAACCTCACCGATTCCCGCTGAGCGCGAGCGATCCGCGTATCTGATGAGTTACTTCAAAGACGAAACACATTCCTTGTATTTTGCGGTGTCACGAGACGGATTTACGTTCACCGATGTCAATGGCGGCAAGCCCGTTCTGTCGGGTCGCGATATTGCCGAACAAAAGGGCATCCGCGACCCGCATATCACCCGTGGGCCCGATGGTGCCTTCTACATGGCGATGACCGATCTCCACATCTTCGGGCGCGAGGAGGGGCTGCGTACCACTGCATGGGAACGGCCCGAGGATCGCTATGGCTGGGGCAACAACCGCAATCTGATCCTGATGAAGAGCAGGGATATGGTGCATTGGACGTTGGCGCGCGTCGATGTGGGCAGGCTGTTCCCCTCGCTGGCGAACGCCGGCACGGCATGGGCCCCGGAAACGATCTACGATCCCGTTCGCCGGCAGATGATGGTGTATTTCAGCACACGGATCGGCAACGGACCGTTGTACATGGTTTCGTCCTACGCCGACCCCGCGTTCAAGACGCTGACCACCGAACCGGTTAAACTGCTGATCCATCCCGATTCCAAGGTCGGTACGATCGACGGTGACATCACCCGCGTGGGCAATCAGTATCGCATGTTCTACGTCGGACACGAAAACCCGGGTGGGATCTTCCAGGCGGTGTCGAAGACGATCGGCTCCGGCTATGTCTACACACCGCAGCGGGTCGCGCCCGAAACGCTGGCGCACGAGGCACCGAACCTGTGGCGGCGGCACGGCACGGACACCTATGTGCTGATGTATGACGTGTTCGGGGCCAAGCCGAACAACATGGGCTTCGCCGAAACGAAGGATTTCAAGACCTTCACCAGGATCGGGCATTTCAACGAGACTGGCTCCCCGATGAAGACCACCAATTTCACCTCACCCAAACACGGCTCGGTGATGCCCATCACGCCTGATGAGGCGACACGGCTTGAGTCGTATTTCGCTGGTGCATCGATCCCGCGATGA